TGACTTGCAGCGACACCCGTGCGTGGAAGGTGTTGTTTCCCGGCAGCGTGGAGCCGCACAGGTAGTCTCCCTCATCTCCAAGCATCACCTGTTTGATTTTCAGACTGCCGAAGTTCGTCACCTCCAGGCGAAGTTCGCCGGGCGAAGAAGCTTCGCCTGTCATGACCTCTCGCCCATTCTTCGTCCACGTCGTGCGAAGCGGTGTCGCCTTACCGACGGTGTAACAAGGAAGCTCGGCGACGTCGCCCGGTGCTGCCACCAGAGCCGTTTCGGTGGAGTCACTATCCGAAACTGCAGCTTTGACAggaagaaagcaaaaaaaaaaaaagaaaaagagagtttTGAGGATTTTTAAGACTCACCTGTGTTACCTGTGCGGTGCGTTCACGCTCAAAACTCACCTGAGGCGCAAAAGCAAAGGTGCAGAAACGCTGCAGTTGTCACAATCTTCATGGTTTAAATGTCCAAAAGGCTACAttgcattcaaaaaaaaaaaaaaaaaaaaaaaaaaaagtgaacataAGCACTTCCAGTCCAAACCAGTCTGACTAGtccacctgtctcacctgtgtgagCCAAACCAGTCCAACCATTATGAGCCACCAGGTGACCAGTCTGACATGATGTGGCTCCAGTCTGAAGACCTGTTTGTTTACTAGAGCATGCTGATCCGGGAACTTTGTCAGGAATAAACCACACCTGGACCTCACCTTGTTAAAGGGACAGGGACACTATTGTGATGATTCTTGCAGGTTTAATGGTGTTATGAGGCTGACATTACATCATTATGACATTATGCATTGGGACAGgttgataataataacttttatttatatagcacctttttaaaaacaaggtttacaaagtgcttcgacagacaagccagcaaatagaaatagaagaaacattaagaacaatcgttaggataaaactaaactaagaaacaaataaataaacaaaataaataaataaaataaataaaataaataaaataaataaaataaataaataaaaaaataaataaaataaaatcaagtgaaataggtaaaatatagtaaacgaatataagataaaatactaaaacgAAAGATTAAAGCAATTTCACgtttagtaataataataataataataataataataataataactttatttatatagcaccttttaaaaacaaggtttacaaagtgcttcgacagacaagccagcaaaacagtgcaatagaagaaacattaagaacaatcgttaggataaaactaaacaaagaaacaaaatgaaataacaagtgacaatcaaataaaataaataaaataaataaaataaataaaataaataaaataaataaaataaataaaataaataaaataaaatcaagtgaaataggtaaaatatagtaaacgaatataagataaaatactaaacccaaatgaaaacgaaagattaaagcgacgacatcacataaaagccattctgtaaaaatgtgttttaagaagattactgattctgcaagccttatctcctccggcaggTCGTTCCAACGGTTGAGGAAACATCTCCATGAGTgttttttgtatacttttttttaaaagaagcattgaaatacaacaaaacatagTAGAAACAAACAGTTGGTCACCTCTGCATTCATGCAAATGTTACACTGATATAAATACTTGCCCGTTCACACAGTAACCGATCATCTCATGACTGAAGGGAACAAATACAGTCCAGTTTCCCCAGCATTGCAAAAATTGTATCAACATGTAGATTTAGCAGAAAGAAAGTTAACTATTTTTGTGttcattaattattataaaatacatCTATGAGATGTATCCTGGCTCATCAAGTCACATGAAATGCATGCAAGGAACTCTTATTTAGCAGTCGCATGACATTTTCTGAGAGTTGTAATGCAATTTTGATCCATAACAATGTCAGAAACTGACTTAAATTAAGTGTAATTTGATTTACTATAGAATAACTGGTCATTTATGTAGGCTCAGGCCACTAAAATGATCTAAGTCAACAATAACAAACATATTCACATAAAGGGAATCAATACGACTAAATCTTTACAAATCTGTGTTTagtgtgtaaatgtgtcctATATTGATTACCTATAAAAGGCTACTATAACAATACTGCATCTTAATGAGGAGGACATGCACATTCCTCTGCTTTGACAggtaatttatataatttatataatacatttacttaaataatgaaacaactCTCACAGTCAGACCCCAGTTTCTAAAAATGGACATGTCTGGATACAGAAAGTGTGTCAATGGAGCATGTCAGCAAACCAAAGGTCACGTGGTGGAGATGTGGCAGCGCCCTCTGGCGGCCACCTGCCGATAGTGTTGTTTGTGGCGTTCACGTGTAGTCAGATTGCTCGGAAATTATACACATTTTACCACACAGGAACACATTagattaagaacaatcgttaggataaaactaaacaaaacgcataaataaaataaataaaataaataaaataaataaaataaataaaataaaataaaataaaataaaataaaataaataaaataaataaaataaaataaataaaataaataaaataaataaaataaataaaataaataaaataaataaaataaaataaagacttcattaagaacaatcgaatgaaataacaagtgacaatcaaataaacgaacaaaataaataaaataaataaaaaaataaataaaataaataaaataaataaaataaaaaaataaaataaataaaataaataaataaaataaaataaaatcaagtgaaataggtaaaatataccTATTTCACAATTGTATTGCTCTACATTTACAATTGtgaattttatttcattaactttaaaacacaaataatatatTCTGCAGTTGTTAAAGGCCAATTTGAAatccacaaataaatatattttggatCAAAAtagtctgacctttgacctaaaCGAGCACATTCTTCACATGTGTCTTTATCACAGAGTCGTACTTGAACGCATCACTTTCTGCAGAGCTCCAGTGAAGCAGCGTCTGCAGACCGACCATAAGCCGAACATGCCTGCAGATCTCAGCCAGTGGACCGGGCCTCTCACCCTGCAGGAGGTCGAGGAGAAGCCTGGAGAGCCTCTGACTGTTAAATACGACTCTGTGGAGGTGGACGAGCTGGGCAAAGTGCTGACTCCCACACAGGTGTGTACTGACACcatgcattatatatatatatatatatatatatatatatatatatatatatatatatatatatatatatatatatatattaagaagAACtggtttttaattgtttatttggtCTCAGCCTGTTTGCAGACAATGAATCAGGTTACATAATGTCTCCAGCGTGGCTGCAGCTTTAATAGATGGACAATAGCGCCCCCTAATGGGCATCCAACCACActaatcagtaatctctttaaatcacttcttaaaacacatttttacagaatggtttcgttttcatttggtcttagtatttaatcttatatttgtttactatattttacctatttcacttgatttaatttatttattttatttatttatttattttatttgattgtcacttgttatttcattttgtttctttgtttagttttatcctaacgattgttcttaatgtttcttctattgcactgttttgctggcttgtctgtcgaagcactttgtaaaccttgtttttaaaaggtgctatataaataaaagttattattattattactaaacGTGAAATTGCTGCACCGGTACTAATCATTTTCACCTGTTTTGCACCTGCAGGTTCAGAGCAGACCCACCTGTATGGAGTGGGAGGGATGTGACTCCACTAAGTTGTACACTTTGGCCCTGACTGACCCCGATGCTCCCAGCAGGAAAGACCCCAAATTCAGGTGAGGAGAGCTGGAGGTCCTGGATGGTTGCAGCCCGAATGCATTAATTAATagtcttttattgttttcatcttctAAGAGAAATATCACAGCATTGTAAGCAACCAAAAGGGGTCCAGTCTTGTGGTCATAGGGTCACGGTTCTCTTTCAAATTGTCAAATCATCTGGTGCATCCCATCCACTTTCTGTGTATTGTGCCTGAACACTGCTGCATTCAAGTACTTCAATTCATTCAAGTCCACACAGTAGactttacatacagtaccagtcaaaagtttggacacaccttctcattcaatggtttttctttatttttttctacattgtagattaatattgaagacatccaaactatgaaggaacacatatggaattatgtggtaaacaaagaaatgctcaacaaaccagaatatgttttatattttagattcttcaaagtagttgaatgagaaggtgtgtccaaacttttgactggtactgtatatgcttAGATATGTCTTGCCCAGAGTGCTAGATTACTACATTGGCCCGGTTTCCTTTGTgtctaacatgtttttttagagACAAGTTTTAGATTTCTTGATAACTAGTTTCTTTTGTTTGCCTTTCATCATAGGGAGTGGCACCACTTTCTGGTGATCAACATGAAAGGGAATGATGTGTCGTCCGGCTGCGTCATGTCGGACTACGTGGGCTCTGGTCCTCCCAAGGGCACAGGTAAGATGAAGCTTAGAGAAAGCattattaaaatgacaatttgaCTATTGTTTGTCCAACCATGATTGGGTGGATTTGTGCCCATGTTTTGCTAAATGTCCTGTATTTGAGGTGGATTTTGTTGTCTTGCAGCGttgaaacacaacatttaaaatcctCTGTCTTTGTCCCCCTCAGGTCTCCACAGGTACGTGTGGCTGGTCTATGAGCAGCCGGGCAGCCTGTCCTGCACCGAGACCGTCCTCACTAACCGGTCTGGAGACTGCCGCGGCAAGTTCCAGATCCAGAGTTTCAGGAAGAAATACAAACTGGGAGCCCCGGTGGCGGGAACCTGCTACCAGGCCGAGTGGGACGACTACGTCCCCAAACTTTACGAGCAGCTAGccggaaaataaatgaaaataactgatCCTAGAGGACCATCAGCACTAGGAACTCCCACATAGGCTGATGGTTTGTTGGATATTCCCTTTCTTGCAagaggcaaaaaaacacaacagtaacgagctatttttttttttgtgtgtgtgcaactgaatattattttcattcacGCTGTTGCCTTCCCAATGCTGTGACAAAAATAACTCCTCCTCTCAATGATGTCACCCGCACTCCTCTGcaataaatgtgttaaacaCAGAATTAGTTGCataatgttttgaaatgttttctgatcCTGTGGTGGCTGATAAATGCAACTTGCAGCCTCCAtaacatatttgtattaatcATTACATGATGTTTCACGATAATCGGTGAGAGGATTACTTATgagattatttttcttcttttgagaTGTAAATAACTAGAACCAGGAGTATTGCTTTTTTTGGAATGAATATGAAGATGTGAGCAATTCATATCGGACATACATAACAACACGCCCTTAGTTTGTGTGATGAGcactttatttacaaatataattaaaagCTCTGACAGATTCATGCTTTCTTTtatcctggaaaaaaaaattaaagtgcATGCAATAATAAAGCATCATACTGGTCTGGTTTATAAGAAAATACACAGCTTGGGAGTTGTGTAaagcccaaaaaaaaagaaaagaaaaatcagatGGAAATCCCATTGATACATGACATGAACCTCAAATACTATCTGAGtagggggggagggggaaaaaagcgtctttaaaaatgattttgttgatttgagtGACAGTTAAAATACAATACGAAAATAAGTAAAAGCTCTCCATAAATCCTTCTATACACAAAGTAcaagtcccccccccaccatgaAGCCCTTTGTGCTAGCTGGGAGTTGGACTTCacgtgtattattattattattcacattgGCTGCCAGTGCAGAGAAATCAGTACGATACACGTGTTGAGTACCACGATTCACCCTCAGTAATCAAAATCACCCGTCACATTAATTATAAGCGTACCTGTATGTACATGATATTTGTGTCTCAAAGtatcaaattattcaaatttgtcataaaaatgtcctgATGAATAAATACCAAAAAAGTGTTGAAAGAAGCAGCTCGGACTATCGGCTGCAGGACGATCAGCTGTTTGATTTATCGCTCGAGAAACCCCcgtttaaaacaaataataatcacCTGTAAAAAAGCATGTTTGTGGAGCGATGACGCTCATCCCACTGCCCTCggttttctctccctccttctctcatcTTCCAACTTCAAGTCACAACAAAAGTGTCATCATTGCACAAGAAAACACCGTGACTACGTTATCAGTATTcttacaaaaaacatgacaactacaGGAAGTTATCCAGCATatctgttggtttttttttttttttttgccatcttgTGACATCATGAGAGgcgaggagggggaggaagttTAGATGGGttttggggtggggggtgtgGGGGTTTGAGGactcagaaaaacacaccaatTCTGGAgccgttttttcttttttgtttgtgttgtttttttctttgtgtttgagttaTGACGTCAGCAGCAGTGGACACCTGCACTGTCAGgtaaaaggagaggagggagtgtaCTGAGTCAGACGGACGCCCTCGGAGGGGTAGGGGGGGACGGACTACAAGAGACGAGGGTGGCGTTGGTGACAGCAGCCCCCTCATCTGTAGTCGTCCTTGGGGAGGTCCAGGGTGCCCAGGTTGCAGAAGCCCAGCCGCATGCTCTCCATGTCGAAGCTGTCGATCTCTCGCTCCTGGCGCTCCAGCAGGTGTTTGATCCGGTCGGTTCTCTCCTTCTGAATGGAAACCAGCTCCTCTTCAATCTGCAGGAGACACGGACGATATTCAGGGTTAATGTATGCGATGGAGTAGACGTTTATAATTAGTTTAAGTCTGGAGAGGTGCACACTGGTTAAGAAACTGGTGAAAAGGtcaaaaacactgcagctccaacacaaaccaaaaaagtTTATGAATGCACAACCTAGCAGATAGATGACTAGAgcaatataacataacataactaaATCCAAACCAAGAATATAAtagaatcatttaaaaatcattttgtcatttgttatCTGAAATGCCGGATGAAAGTTGCTTGGCTGacaaacaacaactcaaaacatttaacttaaGTGTTGACAGTGTGTGGGAGCTGATTGTTGTTCCTCTGACCAAATACTTCCATTAAAATAAGAATGTCAGACATTTAAAGGTGTCTTGTCTCAACATGTGCAACACAATGAACAGGAAAAGTGAGAGAGATACCCATCAAGGTTAATCTGTACACATCTACACAGTCCTggactttaaaaacaacagctttTTTAAAGAGCAGTTTGTGATAAAACCTGATTTTAACGTCTAATATTAAATTTCTATTGTTGGTATTTGACAGAGATGGactcaaataaaagaaaagcctTACAGTGTAATGCAGCTCAATACACCACATTACAAACTGCAGCAAATCGTTCACTTCAGACAGTCAGATTGTAACCTTTACAGATGCTGTATTCAATGTGTTTGATTCCACGATACTGCAGAGTTGTTCATGACCTTTCTATCTGTAGCCATTTTTCATCCTCGATGTGGTTTATTACAACACGTGCCACTGGATGCAGACTTTCATGTGCATTGTTTAAACTGTAAAAGGTGTCTGTGTGGCAAGTTGCATTGTTCAGGTTGTGTCTGCTGGATCTTTCTGtcgaaaaaacacacacacacacacacacacatccgtaGGTGCAGACAGAACACTGCATGGCGCAATACGGCAATCTGGCCAACTACTGAGCATGCACAGAAAACTCCAGACTCTGACCATGAGCCCAAACCGGAGGACAATAGTGCTTCTAAAAAACCATGACATCATCTCAGTCCTGTGGTGCAGGGCCAGTTTGCGGCCAGGAGGTGGCGACAGACCACCGCGGAGGTCCACCGGTCCCAGCAGAACTGGATCGaggctgcatttaaaaaaaaaaaaaaaaaaaaaacgtctctTCCTTTGTTGTCGGAGTGCTGTCTACTAGACTGTGGCGATGACGTCGGTCACTCTGGAAGGAGGCGTTGCTCGGCCGTTCTAATCTTATCACATGTCATATGTGTACACGGCAGCTTGACTGAACAGCCACGTTAAAGATGCGTCTCAATCAGGAGTGTCATGCAACCAAATTTGGGGGACACAGATTCATAAAAACTGGGTCAAATTTATGTGAAGAAATGCAAAATTGTGACAAAGTATGAGAGCAAGTTGCCAGCTTGCAACAAAGCAAATAAGACAATACGACTACTTCATAATTGATCATAATTGATGGAAAGTTTAGGCATATCTAAAGGCTGCATTCCCAATTAAGACCGGACACATGCAACCACCAGTTAAGAGCGagccataataataataagcctgACTGTATTGATTGTGTCGTGTTATAAACTGaggacgaaaaaaaaaaatgtcgtAACAAGAGAACCACACTGTAGAGCTTTCATCAACATTAGGGGTGTGTGGGAGAGAAATGGTTGTCTGCTCCCTGCAGGAAGGCATGCCACTGTCATCACCACCTGTGGAGAgggaaatctgtgtgtgtgtgtgtgtgtgtgtgtgtgtgtgtgtgtgtgtgtgtgtgtgtgtgtgtgtgtgtgtgtgtgtgtgtgtgtgtgtgtgtgtgtgtgtgtgtgtctgggtcgCCTTTCATGCCCGTACTGCCTGCTGAGGTGGATGCAAATGTGTATCCGGACCTTTTCGCCTAAGCATTGAGGCGTAGGACTGTTTATGTTTCAACGTATtactgcctctgtgtgtgtgttttgtctacACACCTGAATGAtttatatctttaaaaaggtgtcattacttcctgtttgtgagGTTCTGTAAGTCCTGTTGGAGCAGGATGTTGGAGGACAGAATACAATTATGGATTATTCTAAACTTTGTGTCTTCTTGTGCAGGAGGGGTCCCTTTATGGAGTCTTATGGGGAGTTTTAAGTATTCCATGACTCAAAAAAGGTTCAGTGTGCTtcaaattaagtatttttttatttaccttaagGCAAAAATATTTCTAGGTATATACAAATACCTGAGGGCTTACTTTCTCTGTGCACACCTGGAGGGAGGTCGGTGTGCCTGGCAGATTCAGAAAGTCGCCATCTGTTGTTGCCATTTCGACAATCTGACAAGCACTTTGTTTGAAGCCTATGAGAAATGCAGCCTTTGGATGATCGTGGCCTTGAATTGACCCAACcatatcatacatttttaaactcaaCAAGTTaacttttcatgttttattacacttttattCATTGGCCTTAAACTATGTCTAACCTCACtttatgtctgtatttattttcttttgaggCCCGCGGTTGcttcttgtctctctctgtaacaGTTGTCTTGTGAATTGTCCTGAATTAGTGATTTTTATCTCTTTtgttcctttgtttgtttgtttagaaaGCCCTTTGGAtaaactgtgttgtgtttaaagtaaaaacattaatgaaCGAGGTGGATGAAAGGATTGAATGCGTCTTGAAACTCAAACTTTTGTGGATCTTTTTACTGAAATACCAGGTGTAGGCCAGATGATAAGTTGTTTTTACACTGAGAGGGATACTTTCTCtccaatatttgtatttttaaaataatgtagaCATTTAGGGAATTCGTTCTTCTCTTGAAACACTTTCTCCAAGTACGTccaacattaaacaaaacaaatggctCTTTTAAAATGACGAGTGTTTCGGTCAGCACACCTTTTGTTCCAGGTGAGCCCGTCGCAGCGACACCTTCTGCTCCAGCTTCTGCTGCTCGCGCTCGTGCTGCGCCTCGGTCTGCATCTTGATCTTGCTCTGGTAGGCATTGAGCAGCTCcatctcctgctgcagctgcagcctcaGGGCCTGGCACTCGGCTTCCTGGGCCTCGTCCAGACGCAGCTGACACAGCCGACCATGGACCGCAACAGGGGGAGAGTGAGGGGAggtacaaagagagagacagaaagagggggagggagagggatggGTAGATTGAGGGGGAGGGTTTGGGGTACATTGATAAGACACCCAGAAAGGGagtgagaggagaaagagggaatAATGACAGAAAGTAGGAGAGGGGACGCAGAAACAAAGGGATGGAAGAAGATGGAAGGGCAACAAGGACAGACAGGACAAGAAAAGAatggaaaaggaggagaggaggaaggtttAGAGATTTCATaaagatagataaataaaaggtGAGATGACAAGATATGAGATAAGGAcaaacaaggaggagaaaaaagtgaaatcatGAGCAACAGGTGGAGAGAAAAggcctcatcatcatcatcttcaaaAGCCTTAAATCATTTCTAATCTCAAAATATTCCCTCctgcatttataaaaacaacacatttatgtccagaaagaaaaaaagaataaataaagatggcGTAAATGTGTCCTCCACTCACCGCCTGCGAGGCCATCATCTCGTTGATGCTCTGCTCGTATTGCTCAGCCAGGATGGCCAGCTTGCGCGTCTGCTCATCCTTCAGGGCCTTGAGCACCGTCTTGTGCTCGGCCTTGGGCGTAACCTCCATCTGGTGGTGGCGCAGGGCCTTGTACTGCTTGG
This sequence is a window from Anoplopoma fimbria isolate UVic2021 breed Golden Eagle Sablefish chromosome 13, Afim_UVic_2022, whole genome shotgun sequence. Protein-coding genes within it:
- the pebp1 gene encoding phosphatidylethanolamine-binding protein 1; translated protein: MPADLSQWTGPLTLQEVEEKPGEPLTVKYDSVEVDELGKVLTPTQVQSRPTCMEWEGCDSTKLYTLALTDPDAPSRKDPKFREWHHFLVINMKGNDVSSGCVMSDYVGSGPPKGTGLHRYVWLVYEQPGSLSCTETVLTNRSGDCRGKFQIQSFRKKYKLGAPVAGTCYQAEWDDYVPKLYEQLAGK